From the genome of Vicia villosa cultivar HV-30 ecotype Madison, WI linkage group LG2, Vvil1.0, whole genome shotgun sequence, one region includes:
- the LOC131648709 gene encoding uncharacterized protein LOC131648709, with translation MPSVENLCGDLVQNLKFEDVSVISKTPVRIPTKGPIRITAEPKVAPLIITKPVPILYSSDKAVPWSYGNDVYIHGVKQEALNDEPVKITNLDVDNIVGTSKVTRSGRNFSLEISPDANTSTQIPASNSTADVRGKGPLLEPVQTPVEATTEEVSQKEMDEILKIIRKSDYDVIEQLGHTSSKISMLSLLTCFEAHAKALMKFLKAAHVPQEISVNQFENCVANLTTNNYLGFSDADLTPAGKNHNKALHISIECKGTTLSHVLVDNDSSLNVLPKMVLDRLDSEGMILKPSDVVVKAFDGSKSTVYGEAELPIRVGSQIFNSLFYVMDIHPAYSCLLGSPWIHGASAVTSTLHQKLKYPANGKIVTVHGEEEYVVSYVNEYKYVEVNSEFIETPCQTFELVPQVVSTAKHTPTVPKVTRIPPTMASLKDAKAVVEEGGCTVWGQLIDVPYKFDKLGLGCTTGTQKSNYHTRPGGLMSHFVSKGVNALEDGESNCNLDKWIFPTPDNGLNNWKTEDVISISFSQE, from the coding sequence ATGCCTTCTGTGGAAAATTTGTGTGGAGATCTAGTTcagaatttgaaattcgaagacgtgTCCGTGATCTCTAAGACCCCTGTGAGAATTCCTACCAAGGGCCCCATAAGGATTACCGCTGAGCCCAAGGTAGCTCCCTTGATCATTACCAAGCCTGTTCCAATTCTGTACTCCTCTGACAAGGCTGTCCCCTGGAGTTATGGCAATGATGTGTATATCCATGGTGTGAAACAAGAAGCTTTGAATGATGAGCCCGTTAAAATTACCAATCTCGACGTTGACAATATCGTGGGGACCAGTAAGGTTACAAGAAGCGGAAGGAATTTCTCCCTGGAAATCTCTCCAGATGCCAATACCTCAACCCAAATTCCTGCTTCTAATTCAACTGCTGATGTGCGAGGAAAGGGACCATTGCTGGAACCAGTTCAGACACCAGTTGAAGCTACTACTGAAGAAGTCTCCCAGAAAGAAATGGATGAAATCCTGAAGATCATCCGGAAAAGTGATTATGACGTGATTGAACAGTTGGGGCACACTTCCTCCAAGATATCCATGCTATCATTGTTAACCTGTTTTGAGGCTCATGCTAAGGCTCTGATGAAGTTTCTAAAAGCTGCGCAcgtaccacaagagatttctgttaATCAATTCGAGAACTGTGTTGCGAACTTGACAACCAACAACTACCtggggttttctgatgctgatttgACTCCCGCTGGAAAAAATCATAACAAGGCCTTGCACATCTCCATTGAGTGTAAGGGCactactctgtctcatgtgctggtggaTAATGATTCCTCGTTGAATGTGTTGCCTAAAATGGTGCTGGATAGACTTGATTCTGAAGGGATGATACTGAAACCCAGTGATGTGGTGGTAAAGGCTTTCGATGGGTCGAAGAGTACGGTTTACGGAGAGGCTGAGCTCCCTATCAGAGTAGGTTCTCAGATTTTCAACTCCTTattctatgtgatggatattcatcCCGCTTATTCCTGCTTACTTGGGAGCccgtggatacatggggcaagtgcTGTGACATCTACTTTGCATCAAAAGCTGAAGTACCCTGCAAAtggcaagattgtcactgtgcatggggaagaagagtatgtggttagcTATGTGAATGAGTACAAGTATGTCGAAGTGAACAGCGAATTCATCGAGACTCCTTGCCAGACTTTTGAATTAGTTCCTCAGGTTGTCTCTACTGCCAAGCACACTCCTACTGTTCCTAAAGTTACCCGGATCCCTCCGACAATGGCTTCTCTGAAGGATGCTAAGGCTGTggttgaagaaggtggttgtacTGTTTGGGGCCAACTCATTGACGTTCCCTATAAGTTTGACAAGCTTGGGTTAGGTTGTACTACTGGAACTCAAAAGAGTAATTATCACACCCGCcctggaggattaatgtctcaCTTCGTCAGCAAAGGAGTCAATGCTTTAGAAGATGGGGAGAGCAACTGCAATCTagacaagtggatctttcctacaccTGACAATGGGTTGAACAACTGGAAGACCGAAGATGTTATCTCTATCTCCTTCAGCCAGGAGTAA
- the LOC131648710 gene encoding uncharacterized protein LOC131648710, producing the protein MILTEYDIQYTIQKAIKGSVLVDHLAHQAVNDYHSMNFEFPDEGGHMPFTARLCFDCTNNMAEYEACIMGLKAAIDLRIKFLEVYGNSALVISHIKGEWDTEHPNLIPYKEHVLTLIPYFEEITFEHIPREENQLAGALATMSSMFKVRWDNEAPTITIERLNEPGHCCEIVTEEVDEKPWFYEVKRYLEAQEYPERASINDRKFLKRNSYEEILTES; encoded by the exons atgatattgACAGAGTACGACATCCAGTATACCATACAGAAGGCAATCAAGGGAAGTGTACTAGTTGATCATTTGGCTCATCAAGCGGTAAACGACTATCATTCCATGAATTTTGAGTTTCCAGATGAAG GTGGTCATATGCcgttcactgcaagactatgctttgactgcaccaacaatatggctgaatATGAGGCGTGCATCATGGGTCTCAAAGCCGCAATCGACTTGAGAATCAAATTTCTAGAAGTATATGGGAACTCAGCCTTAGTAATCAGTCatatcaaaggagaatgggacacggaACATCCTAATCTCATCCCTTACAAGGAGCACGTGTTGACCTTGATCCCTTATtttgaagagattacttttgagcATATCCCGCGAGAAGAGAACCAGTTGGCAGGCGCACTGGCTACCATGTcgtctatgttcaaagtcaggtgggacaatgaggcgcccaCGATCACTATTGAAAGATTAAATGAGCCGGGACATTGTTGTGAGATTGTTACAGAAGAAGTAGACGAGAAACCGTGGTtctatgaagtaaaaagatacctcgaaGCTCAGGAATATCCTGAAAGGGCATCCATCAATGATAGGAAATTTCTAAAAAG